In a genomic window of Niallia taxi:
- the mngB gene encoding mannosylglycerate hydrolase, translating into MKKTKVHVVPHTHWDREWYFTSSRSTVYLVKHLREVLDTLENNTDFEYYLMDAQTSLIEDYLKYQPEDRNRLEKLVAEKRLLTGPWYTQTDQLVISQESVARNLLYGTKYAKQLGHSFEIGYVPDAFGQGGNMPQIYKNFGINRFLFWRGVADNRLKQTEFIWEGDDGSQMLAEQIPFGYYHGGNIPEEEADIIPYLEEFVGKLEEKASTNNVYFPNGFDQAPIRTNLPEIINKFNEMDPSREYILQSPEKFFDALEQEVENLPVIKGELTEGKHSRLHKSIFSTRADLKQANNEIENFLVNVLEPVLSISFSLGNVYPHRELEEIWKLMFENAAHDSIGGCNSDTTNQDVKYRYKLAKEKAENLLDIHMRLVTERIPYQHHLNFTLFNPLPYQRSGVVKVGLYIPEENFVIKDYHGNAMPFAILNKVELTDYVLKQTIRLNPSKEIYIPEKVFLAEILIYVTNLNGLGYDSFYLELDSESNKSLENSSNTFKESSKSLIENDYYAISAAVNNTLTILDKASGKEYKNQMIFVENGDDGDSYNYSPPREDLVSYSTDSELIDVNYFTSEVEEHLEIALKMQVPYNLEDRANGIANKDFIITAKVGLRKNEELIRFEIDIDNQVLSHRLCVQFNTEIISKFSTADQLFGTITRPVYLPEMEVWKEEKWEEAPISIEPMQSFVSLHDENSVAAIFTEGVREYEIVGNSYDTIQLTLFRTFSHMGKTDLLYRPGRASGESIVETPDAQLLGKLKATFAYYRKNNQSFDEVNIARMAKEYLSPIPSYQFSDFLNGRMIYAYRDEEKTNPLSYSLFTVEKMTSVISTIKKAEESNNLIVRLFNPYIEKVSTIEKELIEKGSFVMLDELTKADFTEELAPYKFCTISIPL; encoded by the coding sequence ATGAAAAAAACAAAAGTCCATGTAGTTCCACATACTCATTGGGATAGAGAATGGTACTTTACATCGTCTAGATCAACTGTTTATTTAGTAAAGCATCTTCGAGAGGTTCTCGATACATTGGAAAACAATACGGATTTTGAATATTACTTGATGGATGCTCAGACATCTCTTATCGAAGACTATTTAAAATATCAACCAGAGGACAGAAACAGACTTGAAAAATTAGTTGCGGAGAAGCGGCTTTTAACAGGGCCTTGGTATACTCAAACAGACCAATTAGTCATTTCACAGGAATCTGTCGCACGAAATCTACTCTATGGTACTAAATATGCAAAGCAATTAGGACACTCCTTTGAAATTGGTTATGTGCCTGATGCATTCGGTCAAGGTGGAAACATGCCGCAAATTTACAAAAACTTTGGTATTAATCGGTTTTTATTTTGGCGTGGTGTGGCGGACAACCGTTTAAAACAAACTGAGTTTATTTGGGAGGGTGATGACGGAAGCCAGATGCTGGCTGAGCAAATCCCCTTTGGATATTACCATGGTGGCAATATCCCAGAAGAAGAGGCAGATATCATCCCTTATCTAGAGGAGTTTGTTGGTAAGCTAGAAGAAAAAGCCTCAACAAATAACGTGTATTTTCCTAATGGCTTTGATCAGGCACCTATTAGAACGAATCTTCCTGAAATTATTAATAAATTTAATGAGATGGATCCTAGTCGAGAATATATTCTCCAATCACCGGAGAAATTCTTTGATGCTCTTGAGCAAGAGGTAGAAAACCTTCCTGTGATTAAAGGTGAATTAACGGAGGGTAAGCATAGTAGGCTGCACAAGTCTATTTTCTCGACAAGAGCAGATTTAAAACAAGCAAACAATGAGATTGAAAACTTTTTGGTAAATGTCCTAGAGCCAGTACTTTCAATTAGTTTTTCGTTAGGGAATGTGTACCCGCATAGAGAGCTTGAAGAGATCTGGAAGCTGATGTTTGAAAATGCTGCTCATGATAGTATTGGCGGCTGTAATAGTGATACAACGAATCAGGATGTGAAGTATCGTTATAAGCTAGCGAAAGAAAAAGCGGAAAACCTTTTGGATATACATATGCGGTTAGTGACGGAAAGAATACCGTATCAGCATCATTTGAATTTCACTTTATTTAATCCGCTTCCATATCAACGGTCAGGAGTCGTTAAAGTGGGGCTGTATATTCCAGAAGAGAACTTTGTTATTAAAGATTATCATGGAAATGCCATGCCATTTGCCATTTTAAACAAAGTTGAATTAACCGATTATGTGTTAAAACAAACAATTCGTTTGAATCCAAGCAAAGAGATCTATATACCAGAAAAGGTCTTTTTAGCTGAGATTTTAATATATGTGACAAATCTAAATGGCCTTGGCTATGATAGCTTTTATTTGGAGCTGGATAGTGAATCGAATAAGAGCCTTGAAAATTCAAGTAATACCTTTAAAGAATCGTCTAAATCCCTAATAGAAAATGACTATTATGCTATTTCAGCAGCTGTAAATAATACACTAACTATTTTAGACAAAGCATCCGGAAAAGAATATAAAAACCAGATGATTTTCGTTGAAAATGGGGATGATGGTGACTCATATAATTACTCTCCACCTAGAGAGGACCTAGTAAGCTATTCAACAGATTCTGAATTAATAGATGTAAATTATTTTACCTCTGAGGTAGAGGAACATCTTGAAATAGCACTAAAAATGCAGGTGCCATATAATCTCGAGGATAGGGCAAACGGGATTGCCAACAAGGACTTTATCATTACCGCAAAAGTTGGCCTTCGGAAAAATGAAGAATTGATCCGTTTTGAAATTGATATCGACAATCAAGTACTGAGTCATCGCCTTTGTGTTCAATTTAATACAGAAATTATCAGCAAATTCTCTACTGCAGATCAGTTATTTGGAACAATTACTAGACCAGTTTATTTACCAGAAATGGAGGTTTGGAAAGAGGAGAAGTGGGAGGAGGCTCCGATATCAATCGAACCAATGCAAAGCTTTGTTTCCTTACATGATGAGAATTCTGTTGCTGCTATTTTCACAGAAGGGGTAAGAGAATATGAGATTGTTGGAAACTCATATGACACCATTCAATTAACTTTATTTAGAACCTTTAGTCATATGGGAAAAACGGACCTACTCTACAGACCAGGGCGTGCATCTGGAGAAAGCATTGTTGAGACCCCAGATGCCCAGTTACTTGGAAAATTAAAGGCAACTTTTGCTTATTATAGGAAGAATAACCAATCATTTGATGAAGTGAATATTGCAAGAATGGCAAAGGAATATTTATCACCAATTCCGTCCTACCAATTCTCTGATTTTCTAAATGGAAGAATGATTTATGCTTATCGCGATGAAGAAAAAACCAATCCGTTATCTTACAGCCTGTTTACTGTTGAAAAGATGACTTCTGTTATTAGCACAATTAAGAAAGCAGAAGAAAGTAATAATCTAATTGTCCGTCTCTTTAATCCTTATATAGAAAAGGTATCAACGATTGAAAAAGAACTAATAGAAAAAGGGAGCTTTGTGATGTTAGATGAATTAACGAAAGCAGATTTTACAGAAGAATTAGCCCCATATAAATTCTGTACCATCTCTATCCCATTATAG
- a CDS encoding PTS fructose transporter subunit IIC, whose amino-acid sequence MKSQANAFKTHLMTGISYVLPVIIAGSLVVALAKIISFAAGYTDLSQFAETSGFLHYIYLFEQVGWTAIGLLNLVLGGYIAFSIGGRPALAAGLVGGALASSTNAGFIGAVVAGFFAGWLTNWVKKRIVISGSLASAVPLIILPLITVGAIGILMALVLGGPLGWINTSLLNWITEMTQSNVNNVVLALVLGAMIAFDMGGPVNKAAWMAGNALMMSGIYLPAILVNIAICIPPLGYGIATLLKRKNFSPELLESGKGSLVMGIIGITEGAIPFTLKSPLKLIPLNVVAGAVGAATAVLLGAHEIMPPVGGVYGFFTVGSSWAYLAGILVGAFIIGIGSNLLVNFRDDKELETKQADKQKEELDELDISFD is encoded by the coding sequence ATGAAATCACAAGCCAATGCATTTAAAACCCATTTAATGACAGGTATTTCGTATGTTCTTCCGGTTATTATCGCTGGTTCTTTAGTTGTGGCACTTGCGAAAATCATAAGCTTTGCAGCTGGTTATACAGATTTAAGTCAATTTGCTGAAACAAGTGGTTTCCTTCATTATATATATTTATTTGAACAAGTTGGCTGGACTGCAATCGGGTTATTGAACCTGGTGCTAGGAGGTTATATAGCCTTTTCCATTGGAGGTAGGCCGGCGCTGGCAGCAGGTCTTGTCGGTGGCGCCTTAGCAAGCTCAACAAATGCTGGTTTTATTGGGGCTGTTGTGGCTGGTTTCTTTGCTGGTTGGCTGACAAATTGGGTGAAAAAGCGGATTGTTATTAGTGGCTCACTCGCAAGTGCAGTACCATTAATTATTCTCCCATTAATTACGGTGGGCGCGATAGGAATTTTAATGGCATTGGTCTTAGGTGGACCGTTAGGCTGGATTAATACATCCTTATTAAACTGGATTACGGAAATGACGCAAAGTAATGTTAATAATGTTGTTTTAGCATTGGTGCTTGGTGCCATGATTGCCTTTGACATGGGAGGACCAGTTAACAAGGCGGCATGGATGGCTGGTAATGCACTGATGATGAGTGGGATATACCTGCCTGCGATTTTAGTGAATATTGCAATTTGTATACCGCCATTAGGTTATGGGATTGCTACATTGCTTAAAAGGAAAAACTTCTCTCCAGAGCTTTTAGAGTCAGGTAAAGGGTCCTTAGTTATGGGGATCATTGGTATTACAGAGGGAGCGATTCCATTTACCTTAAAAAGTCCGTTAAAGCTGATACCGTTAAACGTTGTCGCTGGTGCTGTAGGAGCTGCCACTGCTGTACTGCTTGGTGCGCATGAGATTATGCCTCCGGTAGGTGGAGTTTATGGCTTCTTCACTGTCGGCAGTAGCTGGGCATATTTAGCTGGTATTTTAGTTGGTGCATTTATTATTGGCATTGGATCAAATTTGTTAGTTAATTTCCGGGATGACAAGGAACTGGAAACCAAACAGGCTGATAAACAAAAGGAAGAATTGGATGAGCTTGATATTAGTTTTGACTAA
- a CDS encoding PTS fructose transporter subunit IIB yields the protein MKFVGVTACIAGLAHTPMAAKALEKAGAKLGHSVKMEQQGAMGFINDLTETDIREADAVIIAADKAIEGEERFKGKPVVRVKLGQAVSHGEAVIEKIVQALEKRNQS from the coding sequence ATGAAGTTTGTAGGAGTAACAGCTTGTATTGCAGGGTTAGCTCATACGCCAATGGCGGCTAAAGCTTTAGAAAAGGCCGGGGCTAAGCTAGGGCATTCGGTAAAAATGGAACAGCAAGGGGCTATGGGCTTTATAAATGATTTAACAGAGACAGATATTCGTGAGGCTGATGCAGTAATTATAGCTGCAGATAAGGCTATTGAAGGGGAGGAACGGTTTAAGGGGAAGCCAGTTGTCCGGGTGAAGCTGGGGCAGGCGGTTTCCCATGGTGAAGCTGTTATTGAAAAAATTGTTCAGGCTTTAGAAAAAAGAAACCAATCCTAA
- a CDS encoding PTS sugar transporter subunit IIA: MLLNDSQIFLDLELSNRDEVLEFISVQAQQLGLIENQEILLKDFISREEQYPTAFQEGIAIPHAKSATVKKATLFFIKTTENIDWNSPDHFKVKFIFAILVPEMEAGTKHIKILSALAGNLIEEQFQERLFKVNTKDDILNLFKSVEMEVV; this comes from the coding sequence TTGCTTTTAAATGATAGCCAAATATTTTTAGATTTAGAGTTAAGTAATCGAGATGAGGTATTAGAGTTTATTTCTGTTCAAGCACAGCAATTAGGATTAATTGAAAATCAGGAAATTCTGTTAAAGGATTTTATTAGCAGGGAAGAGCAGTATCCTACAGCTTTTCAGGAGGGGATTGCTATTCCTCATGCTAAAAGTGCGACGGTTAAGAAGGCTACGCTCTTTTTTATTAAAACGACAGAAAACATTGATTGGAACTCTCCTGATCACTTTAAGGTGAAATTTATTTTTGCTATTCTTGTTCCGGAAATGGAGGCAGGTACGAAGCATATAAAAATTTTGTCAGCACTTGCTGGGAATCTAATAGAGGAGCAATTTCAAGAACGGCTTTTTAAAGTGAACACGAAAGATGATATTTTGAATTTATTTAAGAGTGTTGAAATGGAGGTTGTGTAA
- a CDS encoding AbiH family protein: protein MNKEGQEKIDKNSLNNIEIIGNSLMDKGNLKYKYKNIVIVGNGFDMSLGLKSSYQNFIEYIKGSKRFVKDYELYNYNRLFLRKYEKFHLNWSDFESLYEETVRKINNRSEKNEEPQDLFDITSINNSIKSLEEDFQEYLLNEYPKWIEQKTISIGNSGYKRFTEEVNPFFKKMIKDENTFFINFNYTNTIGDLCESVLYHSELAQSSTEVKKAKEGRIFHIHGSLEEENILFGGGFTDSEDINRIHYSQSLINDKLFRIKENDLLNATRTRIMSTIDLNNEDVRKDLFIIGHSLQGSDFLFLSKLIQRADKVFLFYYEDDYIFKMEEILKKFGSSVAEKIVLVPFLEILLQDKQIVSSYEEYETINSFLPNKFPDEDIFSDLSLTINHFTFKNIKELRINESNIEKVLYISKSIMFNKSASRINRIYFEKTIDSTEFKKLTNSEDFLMLLKWVEKVIFSNTEIDSEFFIQLLANGSSLSYISMENCTLVSENNVTVDISSCESLNRLEIIDCSFTTNTIEERNGFFNIKSDTKNHIEKLTVKRNTNLVIEKNVFEKSTNLIELNILITDINIEQEEIHLKDLEKLQVDHSSGIVPKITVGNKIEEIIVIGYSDEFFNLSSIMRSNEVAVGFPRLRLFHLKTPDQMTSCRKLIVDVILDVFSNDTKFIVDKDVKSIKEYYIENREPKIQFYSHLEGLIDKKILFKYQNLFLELSNLTNQSIVEEFLEEISTKIEVEIRNFKQKGFIIEHDVDSLEQNDEYDSQRKSTTYKNDNIYSTSDNLLFEYSTATISEPQELFEYLEQQNKAKIVIETYHEIVKEIKHTKLKSKEDILDLKREFFKHALDKVIKEFSEKWFVSEEELKLSAIQYDVGIKETPNIGSVINSKKFERYKLKNPEANPIKYPQAMKRDWQNELDEKVVWLNDELRRVEKQIFSEDKKLESQIVSSY, encoded by the coding sequence ATGAACAAAGAAGGTCAAGAAAAGATAGATAAAAATAGTTTGAATAATATAGAAATTATCGGAAACAGTTTAATGGACAAAGGGAATCTTAAGTATAAATACAAGAATATAGTTATTGTTGGAAACGGATTTGATATGAGTCTTGGTCTAAAAAGTTCATACCAGAATTTCATTGAATACATTAAGGGTAGTAAAAGGTTTGTTAAAGATTATGAATTATATAATTATAATAGGCTTTTCTTAAGAAAGTATGAAAAATTCCATTTGAATTGGTCTGATTTCGAAAGTTTATATGAAGAAACTGTAAGAAAAATAAATAACAGATCTGAGAAAAATGAAGAACCGCAAGATTTATTTGATATAACGTCCATAAATAATTCTATTAAAAGTTTAGAAGAAGATTTTCAGGAATATCTTTTAAATGAATATCCTAAGTGGATAGAACAGAAGACGATTTCTATTGGGAATTCTGGTTACAAAAGATTTACAGAAGAAGTGAACCCTTTTTTTAAAAAAATGATTAAAGATGAAAATACATTTTTTATAAATTTTAATTATACGAACACAATTGGGGATCTATGTGAAAGTGTACTTTATCATTCTGAACTAGCGCAATCTAGTACAGAAGTGAAGAAAGCGAAAGAAGGAAGAATTTTTCATATACACGGAAGTTTAGAAGAAGAAAACATTTTATTTGGCGGTGGTTTTACTGATAGCGAGGATATTAATAGGATTCATTATTCTCAGTCTTTAATAAATGATAAGTTGTTTAGAATTAAGGAAAATGATTTATTAAATGCAACAAGAACAAGGATAATGTCTACCATTGATTTGAACAATGAAGATGTAAGAAAAGATTTATTTATTATAGGACATTCTCTTCAAGGTAGTGATTTTCTATTTTTGTCAAAATTAATTCAAAGAGCAGACAAAGTATTTTTGTTTTATTATGAAGATGATTACATTTTTAAGATGGAAGAAATTTTGAAGAAATTTGGATCTTCAGTTGCTGAGAAAATTGTGTTGGTTCCTTTCTTAGAAATATTATTACAGGATAAACAAATCGTATCTAGTTATGAAGAATATGAGACAATAAATTCTTTTTTACCAAATAAATTTCCAGATGAAGATATATTTTCTGACTTGTCGTTAACTATAAACCACTTTACTTTTAAAAATATTAAGGAATTGAGAATAAACGAGAGCAACATAGAAAAAGTTCTCTATATATCAAAAAGTATAATGTTCAATAAAAGTGCTTCTAGGATAAATCGTATTTATTTTGAAAAAACAATAGATTCAACTGAATTTAAAAAACTTACTAACTCTGAAGATTTTTTAATGTTACTAAAATGGGTTGAAAAGGTTATCTTTTCTAATACAGAAATAGATAGTGAATTTTTCATTCAACTTTTGGCTAATGGTAGCAGTTTGTCATATATTAGTATGGAAAATTGCACATTAGTGAGTGAGAATAATGTAACTGTAGATATATCTTCATGTGAGTCATTGAATAGGCTTGAAATAATTGATTGCTCATTTACAACTAATACCATAGAAGAAAGAAATGGATTTTTCAATATTAAATCAGATACAAAGAATCATATTGAAAAATTAACAGTAAAAAGAAATACTAATCTAGTAATTGAGAAAAATGTTTTTGAAAAATCAACAAATTTAATAGAGCTCAATATCTTAATAACAGATATAAATATTGAACAAGAAGAGATTCACTTAAAAGATTTGGAAAAGTTACAAGTTGATCATTCATCTGGTATTGTTCCTAAAATTACAGTAGGAAACAAAATCGAAGAAATAATTGTAATAGGTTATTCTGATGAGTTTTTTAATCTCTCATCAATTATGAGAAGTAATGAAGTGGCAGTTGGTTTCCCTAGACTTAGACTCTTTCATTTGAAAACTCCAGATCAAATGACTTCATGCCGTAAGCTTATTGTTGATGTTATTTTAGATGTTTTTTCAAATGATACAAAATTTATTGTGGATAAAGATGTTAAATCAATAAAAGAATATTATATAGAGAATAGGGAACCAAAAATTCAATTCTATAGTCATTTAGAAGGATTAATAGATAAAAAAATATTGTTTAAGTATCAAAATTTGTTTCTAGAATTATCGAATTTAACAAATCAATCAATTGTTGAAGAATTTCTAGAAGAAATAAGTACTAAAATAGAAGTGGAAATTCGAAATTTTAAGCAGAAAGGTTTTATTATAGAACATGATGTAGATAGTTTAGAACAAAATGATGAATATGATTCGCAGAGAAAATCTACTACATATAAAAATGATAATATATACTCAACTAGTGATAATTTGTTATTTGAATACTCAACTGCAACTATATCTGAGCCTCAAGAACTTTTTGAGTATTTGGAGCAACAAAATAAAGCTAAAATTGTAATTGAAACTTATCATGAAATAGTGAAAGAGATTAAACATACAAAATTAAAATCAAAAGAAGATATACTAGACCTTAAGCGTGAGTTTTTTAAACATGCTCTGGATAAAGTTATTAAAGAATTTTCTGAAAAGTGGTTTGTTTCGGAAGAAGAACTAAAACTATCGGCTATACAGTACGATGTAGGCATTAAGGAAACTCCTAATATTGGGAGTGTGATTAATAGCAAAAAATTTGAAAGATATAAACTTAAAAATCCGGAAGCTAATCCAATTAAGTATCCCCAAGCAATGAAACGGGATTGGCAGAATGAGTTGGACGAAAAAGTAGTCTGGTTGAATGATGAATTGAGAAGAGTTGAAAAACAAATATTTTCAGAAGATAAAAAACTTGAAAGTCAAATTGTATCTAGTTACTAA
- a CDS encoding type I restriction endonuclease subunit R, which translates to MTKIPHNDEAKVERQLIEVLGEGHNQWNYRPDLKSEEDLWNNLRQKITQNNLSEIGEYPISDKEFETIKTEILLKTQTPFDAARWLKGENGISRITIEREDISLGSMSLVLYSNQDIGGGISTYEVVHQIAKQKTSVDGRDRRFDVTLLINGLPIVQIELKQVSAKDGVFQAFNQIKKYAEEGMFRNNIFSTLQLFVISNEQTTRYFANALPKDMHKKFVFSWRTTDNRKVENLYEFVKQVLNIPDAHRLIAHYTIVSEDQDNKALMVLHPYQIHAIEALFTSAMKHQSGFVWHATGSGKTLTSFVSTKLLARKPGVDRTIMLIDRKDLDNQTTSEFTKFASEFNTGISSGAAKSNSLVVGTGSAKKLSETLLSDANSNTVIITTRQKLESALRYAQRLEEQQGTQRFKKLVGQHIVFVVDECHRALSAEGMAAIKGFFPNSTWFGFTGTPIFEENKKQAKGQLARTTHDQYGEVLHTYTIKNALDDNAVLGFQVEHEDTIEPTSLNNYIFNQLRQIEKYASFTNHEINDIIDKMDGREKEAYLEPSSFESDEHIQKVIHKIFRPDNAYIKFDFQNGRPQKSAILTTSSIDMAKRYYHAIKKMTKDPDWLTKEFAGHPIRTGRTIEDPDFPRVSITYSIQENEENSKQIQDEMKEIIKDYNDYYHTAWSIEDIERYNGDINNRLARKKAEFKEFGKHVDLVIVVDRLLTGFDAPTIQTLFVDRSLSYANLIQAFSRTNRTYPGKTKGLIVTFRKPSTMEQNVKDATKLYSEAQEETNLVYPTYDESKKRFKKAHKALTTLVPYPTDINEHSTLETRVEFVKAFQKLNNAYEALVTYDDYNDDMEKSKALQEQVKTLEEYIGVYNTIKGSLVEERGQDGPTPDLSDIEFYGENTIKIYDIDSTYIDQLLGTYSANNQNIRDEIEKALQKLKKSEIVKSVYRAILNAIDGKEIDTKEDILVVKRRFFTESYNKAIEEFANTWFVQENELHLSAIQYVIGTDPIPNMGGIIDSKQFDKYKAVHPEAKSLKYGPEMKRQWRKTLDEVIVPLDKELR; encoded by the coding sequence ATGACAAAGATACCACATAATGATGAAGCTAAAGTGGAACGTCAACTGATTGAAGTATTAGGGGAAGGGCATAATCAGTGGAATTACCGTCCGGATTTAAAATCAGAAGAAGACCTGTGGAATAATTTGCGTCAAAAGATTACGCAAAATAACTTATCAGAAATTGGAGAATATCCCATTTCTGATAAAGAATTTGAAACTATTAAAACAGAAATCCTTTTAAAAACACAAACACCTTTTGATGCTGCTAGATGGCTCAAAGGGGAAAATGGAATCTCTCGAATTACGATTGAACGTGAAGATATATCTCTAGGTTCCATGTCGTTGGTGTTGTACTCCAACCAGGATATTGGTGGTGGAATTTCTACGTACGAAGTTGTTCATCAGATTGCGAAACAAAAGACAAGCGTAGATGGTCGTGATCGTCGATTTGACGTGACACTTTTAATCAATGGGTTGCCAATTGTTCAAATTGAATTGAAACAGGTCAGTGCCAAAGATGGTGTATTCCAAGCCTTTAATCAAATCAAGAAATATGCAGAAGAAGGGATGTTTAGAAATAATATCTTTTCTACTCTACAGTTATTTGTTATTTCCAATGAACAAACTACCCGCTATTTTGCTAATGCGCTTCCAAAAGATATGCATAAGAAATTTGTTTTTAGTTGGCGGACTACAGACAACCGAAAGGTAGAAAATCTCTATGAATTTGTGAAACAAGTTTTAAATATTCCAGATGCGCATCGATTGATTGCTCACTATACGATTGTGAGTGAGGACCAAGATAACAAAGCATTAATGGTTTTACACCCTTATCAAATTCATGCCATTGAAGCTTTATTTACATCTGCCATGAAACATCAATCAGGGTTTGTATGGCATGCGACTGGCTCAGGTAAAACGTTGACCAGTTTTGTTTCTACAAAGTTATTAGCTCGCAAACCCGGTGTAGATCGTACCATTATGCTTATTGACCGTAAAGACTTAGATAATCAAACGACATCAGAATTCACAAAATTTGCTTCCGAGTTTAATACTGGTATTTCTTCAGGGGCTGCCAAATCTAATAGCTTGGTTGTCGGAACCGGAAGTGCGAAAAAATTAAGTGAAACTCTTTTATCGGATGCTAATTCAAATACAGTGATTATTACCACTCGTCAAAAATTAGAATCTGCCTTACGCTATGCTCAAAGACTAGAAGAACAACAAGGTACTCAGCGCTTTAAGAAACTAGTGGGACAACATATAGTATTTGTAGTGGATGAATGCCATCGAGCGCTGAGTGCAGAAGGAATGGCAGCGATCAAGGGGTTTTTTCCAAATTCTACATGGTTTGGATTTACAGGCACACCGATATTTGAGGAAAACAAGAAACAAGCTAAAGGCCAATTAGCTCGGACCACTCATGATCAATATGGAGAAGTCTTGCACACCTATACCATTAAGAATGCTTTGGATGATAATGCTGTTTTAGGGTTTCAAGTAGAGCACGAAGATACGATTGAACCAACATCATTAAATAATTATATTTTTAATCAACTTCGTCAAATAGAGAAATATGCCAGCTTTACTAACCATGAAATTAACGACATTATTGATAAAATGGATGGAAGAGAAAAGGAAGCATATCTTGAACCATCTTCTTTTGAAAGTGATGAACATATTCAAAAAGTCATTCATAAGATTTTTCGACCGGATAATGCCTATATCAAATTTGATTTCCAAAACGGTCGCCCACAAAAGTCTGCCATATTAACAACAAGTTCTATTGATATGGCGAAACGCTACTATCATGCAATTAAGAAAATGACTAAAGATCCTGACTGGTTAACGAAAGAATTTGCAGGACATCCGATTCGAACGGGGCGTACGATTGAAGATCCAGATTTCCCACGGGTTTCCATCACCTATTCGATTCAAGAAAACGAAGAAAATTCCAAACAAATTCAAGATGAAATGAAAGAAATTATCAAGGACTATAACGATTATTATCACACTGCTTGGTCGATAGAAGATATTGAACGATACAATGGAGATATCAATAATCGTTTAGCTCGTAAGAAAGCAGAATTCAAAGAATTTGGGAAACATGTTGACCTTGTCATTGTTGTAGATCGCTTATTGACTGGATTCGATGCACCTACCATTCAAACATTATTTGTGGACCGTAGTTTGAGTTATGCTAATTTGATTCAAGCCTTTTCACGAACCAATCGTACCTATCCAGGAAAAACAAAAGGATTGATTGTGACATTCCGAAAACCTTCAACGATGGAACAAAATGTAAAGGATGCCACGAAGTTATACTCTGAAGCACAAGAGGAAACTAATCTTGTGTATCCAACATATGACGAATCGAAGAAACGCTTTAAAAAGGCTCACAAAGCGTTAACAACATTAGTTCCATATCCAACCGATATTAATGAGCATTCAACTCTTGAAACTCGGGTTGAATTTGTGAAGGCATTCCAAAAGTTAAACAATGCCTACGAAGCTTTAGTTACGTATGATGATTACAACGATGATATGGAAAAATCAAAGGCACTTCAAGAACAGGTGAAAACCTTAGAGGAATATATTGGTGTATATAACACGATCAAGGGTTCACTAGTAGAGGAAAGGGGCCAAGATGGACCTACTCCAGATTTATCAGACATTGAATTCTATGGAGAAAATACAATAAAGATTTATGATATTGACTCCACCTATATTGATCAACTATTAGGAACGTACTCAGCCAATAATCAGAATATCCGTGACGAAATTGAAAAAGCACTTCAAAAATTGAAGAAATCAGAAATTGTTAAAAGTGTATACCGTGCAATTTTAAATGCTATTGATGGCAAAGAAATAGATACTAAGGAAGATATTCTTGTAGTCAAACGACGCTTCTTTACTGAATCCTATAATAAAGCGATTGAAGAGTTTGCGAATACTTGGTTTGTTCAAGAAAATGAGCTACATTTATCCGCGATTCAATATGTGATAGGAACAGACCCTATTCCGAATATGGGGGGAATCATCGATAGCAAGCAATTTGATAAGTATAAGGCTGTACATCCTGAAGCAAAATCATTGAAATACGGGCCGGAAATGAAGCGCCAGTGGAGAAAAACTTTAGATGAAGTAATTGTACCTTTGGATAAAGAATTACGTTAG